In Quadrisphaera sp. DSM 44207, one DNA window encodes the following:
- a CDS encoding GNAT family N-acetyltransferase: protein MPETALPTGEPLVGRRVRLDLLTEADLPELAALLLDPALYAAGYVVHRRPSSLEDGVAVARERFCAGQGLADGRGGGRTAYAVRLAADGPLGPLGALVGTSSLLEADLHHEKVHLGSTLYGRRWWGTAVNPEAKLLLLGHCFEDCGYGRVKIQTDALNTRSQAAIARLGAQREGVVRRDVKREDGTFRDSVVYSVLAQEWPRVRAGLIARLDGLKPG, encoded by the coding sequence GTGCCCGAGACCGCGCTGCCCACGGGTGAGCCCCTCGTGGGCCGCCGCGTGCGCCTGGATCTGCTGACCGAGGCGGACCTGCCCGAGCTGGCGGCGCTGCTGCTCGACCCCGCCCTCTACGCCGCCGGCTACGTCGTGCACCGGCGCCCCTCCTCCCTCGAGGACGGCGTCGCCGTGGCCCGGGAGCGGTTCTGCGCCGGGCAGGGCCTGGCCGACGGGCGCGGCGGGGGCCGCACCGCCTACGCCGTCCGGCTCGCCGCCGACGGCCCGCTCGGCCCGCTCGGCGCTCTGGTCGGCACGTCCTCGCTGCTGGAGGCCGACCTGCACCACGAGAAGGTCCACCTCGGCTCCACGCTCTACGGCCGTCGCTGGTGGGGCACCGCCGTCAACCCCGAGGCGAAGCTGCTGCTGCTCGGGCACTGCTTCGAGGACTGCGGCTACGGGCGCGTGAAGATCCAGACCGACGCGCTGAACACCCGCTCCCAGGCGGCGATCGCCCGGCTCGGGGCGCAGCGGGAGGGCGTCGTGCGCCGCGACGTCAAGCGCGAGGACGGCACGTTCCGCGACTCGGTGGTCTACAGCGTCCTGGCGCAGGAGTGGCCGCGCGTGCGCGCCGGCCTGATCGCCCGCCTGGACGGGCTCAAGCCGGGCTGA
- a CDS encoding ABC transporter ATP-binding protein, which translates to MASIEMHNIVKEYGDGFKAVNDVSLEIADGEFMILVGPSGCGKSTLLRMIVGLEDITGGDMLIGGQRVNEKAPRERNLSMVFQNYALYPHLTVFENIAFPLRLSKTPDEEVRRRVVDAANVLELHEHLDRKPANLSGGQRQRVAMGRAIVRQAEAFLFDEPLSNLDAKLRGQMRSEISRLQRRLGVTTVYVTHDQTEAMTLGDRVCVLRKGVIQQVASPRELYEQPVNLFVAGFIGSPPMNFLPANVQGSRLVTPFGPVELDGRRAQAVAGHDLVLVGIRPEHFEDARFVDETKRSAGSVFRARVDVTEWLGDSQYAYIPYEAPEEVTARLRDLSRELDSDQLRTQAIVSIDAASRIREGHEADFWLDSRKVHVFDPSTGMNLTRDAQAGAELTRMAEEDRSEQLAEAQEQHSTTTGRRASGAVPASGAVPAS; encoded by the coding sequence ATGGCCTCCATCGAGATGCACAACATCGTCAAGGAGTACGGGGACGGCTTCAAGGCCGTCAACGACGTCAGCCTGGAGATCGCCGACGGCGAGTTCATGATCCTCGTCGGGCCCTCCGGGTGCGGGAAGTCCACGCTCCTGCGGATGATCGTGGGCCTGGAGGACATCACCGGCGGCGACATGCTGATCGGGGGCCAGCGGGTCAACGAGAAGGCCCCGCGCGAGCGGAACCTGTCCATGGTCTTCCAGAACTACGCGCTCTACCCGCACCTGACGGTGTTCGAGAACATCGCCTTCCCGCTGCGCCTGTCCAAGACCCCCGACGAGGAGGTGCGCCGCCGGGTGGTCGACGCGGCGAACGTGCTGGAGCTGCACGAGCACCTGGACCGCAAGCCGGCCAACCTCTCCGGCGGCCAGCGCCAGCGGGTGGCGATGGGGCGGGCGATCGTGCGCCAGGCGGAGGCGTTCCTCTTCGACGAGCCGCTGTCGAACCTCGACGCGAAGCTGCGCGGCCAGATGCGCAGCGAGATCTCGCGGCTGCAGCGGCGCCTCGGCGTCACCACCGTCTACGTCACGCACGACCAGACCGAGGCGATGACGCTCGGGGACCGCGTGTGCGTGCTGCGCAAGGGCGTGATCCAGCAGGTCGCCTCGCCGCGGGAGCTGTACGAGCAGCCGGTCAACCTGTTCGTGGCCGGGTTCATCGGCTCCCCACCCATGAACTTCCTGCCCGCGAACGTGCAGGGGTCGCGGCTGGTCACGCCGTTCGGGCCGGTCGAGCTGGACGGGCGCCGCGCCCAGGCCGTCGCCGGCCACGACCTGGTGCTCGTCGGCATCCGCCCGGAGCACTTCGAGGACGCCCGGTTCGTCGACGAGACCAAGCGGTCGGCGGGCTCGGTCTTCCGCGCCCGGGTCGACGTCACGGAGTGGCTGGGCGACTCCCAGTACGCCTACATCCCCTACGAGGCGCCCGAGGAGGTCACCGCCCGGCTGCGCGACCTGTCGCGGGAGCTCGACAGCGACCAGCTGCGCACCCAGGCGATCGTCTCCATCGACGCCGCCAGCCGGATCCGGGAGGGCCACGAGGCGGACTTCTGGCTCGACAGCCGCAAGGTGCACGTGTTCGACCCGTCGACGGGGATGAACCTGACCCGCGACGCCCAGGCCGGTGCCGAGCTGACGCGGATGGCGGAGGAGGACCGCTCCGAGCAGCTCGCCGAGGCGCAGGAGCAGCACTCCACCACCACCGGCCGGCGGGCCTCCGGCGCCGTGCCCGCCTCCGGCGCCGTGCCCGCCTCCTGA
- a CDS encoding carbohydrate ABC transporter permease gives MNTSRRGQVLWAVGAVLIIAYAILPVLWIVSLSFKAGDDINNQRFWPTAWSFENYGIVLSSDIFLTALRNSVGIAAIATTISVVLATLAAYAVARLEFPGKRLLLGTALAITVFPVIAIATPLFDLWRTIGLYDTWLGLIIPYLSFSIPLSVYVLSAFFREIPWEMEQAAQVDGATAWQAFRKVIVPLAAPGVFTAAILTFFAIWNDFLFGITLTSTEAARPVPAALAFFSGASQFAQPTAPIAAASVLVTIPVIVLVLLFQQKIVAGLTNGAVKG, from the coding sequence ATGAACACCAGCCGCAGGGGGCAGGTCCTCTGGGCCGTCGGGGCGGTGCTCATCATCGCCTACGCGATCCTCCCGGTCCTGTGGATCGTCTCGCTGTCCTTCAAGGCCGGTGATGACATCAACAACCAGCGCTTCTGGCCGACGGCCTGGAGCTTCGAGAACTACGGCATCGTCCTGTCCTCCGACATCTTCCTCACCGCGCTGCGCAACTCGGTGGGCATCGCCGCCATCGCGACGACCATCTCGGTGGTCCTCGCCACGCTCGCGGCGTACGCGGTCGCCCGCCTGGAGTTCCCCGGCAAGCGCCTGCTCCTGGGGACCGCCCTGGCGATCACCGTCTTCCCCGTCATCGCCATCGCCACCCCGCTGTTCGACCTGTGGCGCACCATCGGCCTCTACGACACGTGGCTCGGGCTGATCATCCCCTACCTGTCCTTCTCGATCCCGCTGTCGGTGTACGTGCTGTCCGCGTTCTTCCGGGAGATCCCCTGGGAGATGGAGCAGGCGGCGCAGGTCGACGGCGCGACGGCGTGGCAGGCGTTCCGCAAGGTGATCGTCCCGCTCGCGGCGCCGGGCGTCTTCACCGCGGCGATCCTGACGTTCTTCGCGATCTGGAACGACTTCCTGTTCGGCATCACGCTGACCTCCACCGAGGCGGCCCGACCCGTGCCCGCGGCGCTGGCCTTCTTCAGCGGGGCCAGCCAGTTCGCCCAGCCGACCGCCCCCATCGCCGCCGCGTCGGTCCTGGTCACCATCCCGGTGATCGTCCTCGTCCTCCTGTTCCAGCAGAAGATCGTGGCTGGACTGACCAACGGCGCCGTCAAGGGCTGA
- a CDS encoding carbohydrate ABC transporter permease, whose amino-acid sequence MSTAVPAASAATRQEVASGTGTSTGGKPQLSDRTRHERRLGWMLAGPAFVLMVAVTGYPILNAIWLSLFDYRLTNPDARTFVGLGNYVTILTDGLFWRQFGVTTAITVVTVAVEFVLGFALAMVMHRALFLRRSLRTAILIPYGIITVVSAYAWQYAFTPAYGFVNPLLGLDGFNWFGDTVPALAVICLSEIWKTTPFLSLLLLAGLAQIPEDYLEAAKVDGATAWQRFRRVIMPNMKAAIMVALLFRTLDAFRIFDNVFVMTQGAQGTETLSFLAYRQTIARVQIGLGSAVSVILAVTVVLIAVLFVKVFRTNLSQQRGA is encoded by the coding sequence GTGAGCACTGCGGTCCCCGCCGCCTCGGCGGCCACGCGACAGGAGGTCGCCTCGGGAACGGGCACCAGCACTGGCGGGAAGCCGCAGCTGAGCGACCGCACCCGCCACGAGCGCCGCCTGGGGTGGATGCTCGCCGGCCCGGCGTTCGTCCTCATGGTCGCCGTGACCGGCTACCCCATCCTCAACGCCATCTGGCTCTCGCTGTTCGACTACCGCCTGACCAACCCCGACGCGAGGACGTTCGTGGGGCTGGGCAACTACGTCACCATCCTCACCGACGGCCTGTTCTGGCGGCAGTTCGGCGTCACCACGGCGATCACGGTGGTCACGGTCGCCGTCGAGTTCGTCCTCGGGTTCGCCCTCGCGATGGTCATGCACCGGGCGCTGTTCCTGCGCAGGTCGCTGCGCACGGCGATCCTCATCCCCTACGGCATCATCACCGTGGTCTCGGCGTACGCCTGGCAGTACGCCTTCACCCCCGCCTACGGGTTCGTCAACCCCCTCCTCGGCCTCGACGGGTTCAACTGGTTCGGCGACACCGTCCCGGCCCTCGCGGTGATCTGCCTCTCGGAGATCTGGAAGACCACGCCGTTCCTGTCGCTGCTGCTGCTGGCGGGCCTGGCCCAGATCCCCGAGGACTACCTGGAGGCGGCCAAGGTCGACGGGGCCACCGCGTGGCAGCGGTTCCGCAGGGTGATCATGCCGAACATGAAGGCGGCCATCATGGTGGCCCTGCTGTTCCGGACGCTGGACGCCTTCCGCATCTTCGACAACGTCTTCGTCATGACCCAGGGCGCGCAGGGGACGGAGACGCTGTCCTTCCTCGCCTACCGGCAGACCATCGCCCGGGTTCAGATCGGCCTCGGGTCCGCGGTCAGCGTCATCCTCGCCGTCACCGTGGTGCTGATCGCCGTGCTCTTCGTCAAGGTCTTCCGGACCAACCTGTCGCAGCAGAGGGGCGCCTAG
- a CDS encoding extracellular solute-binding protein, with amino-acid sequence MVAAAAAVTAAAGLAGCGGEAEAGPPVLTWYINNAYDATIAERCSQEADEYDIQTELLPASPAAQREQLLRRLAANDTSIDVMSLDPPFMAEFANAGFLRPFTQEEQAEFSDGVLQGALEQSLYEGTMYGAPFFANTQLLWYKKSVAEAAGLDLEDEPVTWEQLVAAAEQTQATVAVQGRRNESLMVWVNALVASAGGTILDPDSEGQQPEDVEAVIDSPPGSTAAEIINRVATSSAAPPALSTAGEEESRAAFQAEDGGFMVNWPYVWAAFAAAEEAGTLPADFREDVGWAQYPRVDPDTPSANPIGGVGLSIGAFTQHPELAVDAVRCVRSVESQVEHMLNAGEPGSAAAVYEDPQVHEAFPMWQEIRDGLVEAAPRPITPYYGDVTGAVQQGYHPPGQLSPETTPDRTARLIEGVLSNEQLL; translated from the coding sequence GTGGTCGCGGCCGCGGCGGCCGTCACCGCCGCCGCGGGGCTGGCGGGGTGCGGGGGCGAGGCGGAAGCCGGCCCGCCGGTGCTGACCTGGTACATCAACAACGCCTACGACGCCACCATCGCCGAGCGGTGCTCGCAGGAGGCCGACGAGTACGACATCCAGACGGAGCTGCTGCCGGCCTCGCCCGCCGCCCAGCGCGAGCAGCTGCTGCGCCGCCTGGCGGCCAACGACACCTCCATCGACGTCATGAGCCTCGACCCGCCGTTCATGGCGGAGTTCGCCAACGCGGGCTTCCTGCGGCCCTTCACGCAGGAGGAGCAGGCCGAGTTCTCCGACGGCGTCCTGCAGGGCGCCCTCGAGCAGTCCCTGTACGAGGGCACCATGTACGGCGCTCCCTTCTTCGCCAACACCCAGCTCCTCTGGTACAAGAAGTCCGTCGCCGAGGCCGCCGGGCTCGACCTGGAGGACGAGCCGGTGACGTGGGAGCAGCTCGTCGCCGCGGCGGAGCAGACCCAGGCCACGGTGGCCGTCCAGGGCCGCCGCAACGAGAGCCTGATGGTGTGGGTCAACGCCCTGGTGGCGTCCGCCGGCGGCACCATCCTCGACCCCGACAGCGAGGGCCAGCAGCCCGAGGACGTCGAGGCCGTCATCGACAGCCCGCCCGGCTCGACCGCCGCGGAGATCATCAACCGCGTCGCCACCTCGTCCGCGGCCCCACCGGCCCTCAGCACCGCGGGGGAGGAGGAGTCCCGGGCCGCCTTCCAGGCCGAGGACGGGGGCTTCATGGTCAACTGGCCCTACGTGTGGGCCGCGTTCGCCGCCGCCGAGGAGGCCGGCACGCTGCCCGCGGACTTCCGCGAGGACGTCGGCTGGGCCCAGTACCCGCGCGTGGACCCGGACACCCCCAGCGCCAACCCGATCGGCGGTGTGGGCCTGAGCATCGGGGCGTTCACGCAGCACCCGGAGCTGGCCGTCGACGCCGTCCGGTGCGTGCGCTCGGTGGAGAGCCAGGTCGAGCACATGCTCAACGCGGGCGAGCCCGGCTCCGCGGCGGCCGTCTACGAGGACCCGCAGGTGCACGAGGCCTTCCCGATGTGGCAGGAGATCCGGGACGGCCTCGTCGAGGCCGCTCCGCGCCCCATCACGCCGTACTACGGCGACGTGACCGGCGCCGTCCAGCAGGGCTACCACCCGCCGGGCCAGCTCTCGCCCGAGACGACCCCCGACCGGACGGCCCGCCTCATCGAGGGCGTCCTGTCCAACGAGCAGCTCCTCTAG
- a CDS encoding heme-degrading domain-containing protein translates to MAPADPAPDPAPDPAPDPALHALVSELAAQEERLQFDRFDEDDAWALGCRLVDLARERDLPVVVDVRRGGQQLFHAALRGTTPDNDRWVERKVRVVERFGASSYLVGRRLAARGEVLDARAGVDPAQYATHGGAFPVRVRGVGVVGAVTVSGLPQAQDHALVVEAVQAHLDQRRG, encoded by the coding sequence GTGGCTCCCGCCGACCCCGCACCCGACCCCGCACCCGACCCCGCGCCCGACCCCGCGCTGCACGCCCTGGTCAGCGAGCTGGCGGCCCAGGAGGAGCGGCTGCAGTTCGACCGCTTCGACGAGGACGACGCGTGGGCGCTCGGCTGCCGCCTCGTCGACCTCGCCCGCGAGCGGGACCTGCCCGTCGTGGTCGACGTGCGCCGCGGCGGCCAGCAGCTGTTCCACGCGGCGCTGCGCGGGACCACCCCGGACAACGACCGGTGGGTCGAGCGCAAGGTGCGGGTGGTGGAGCGCTTCGGCGCCTCCTCCTACCTCGTCGGCCGGCGCCTGGCCGCCCGCGGCGAGGTCCTGGACGCGCGCGCCGGGGTCGACCCGGCGCAGTACGCCACCCACGGGGGCGCCTTCCCGGTGCGCGTGCGCGGCGTGGGCGTCGTCGGAGCCGTCACCGTCTCGGGCCTGCCGCAGGCGCAGGACCACGCCCTCGTGGTCGAGGCGGTGCAGGCCCACCTGGACCAGCGGCGCGGCTGA
- a CDS encoding zinc-binding dehydrogenase: MGLALVQVLRLAGARVVAVARSAARLRLARDLGADVLVDASADDVAARVREATGGAGADVVFELVGTAASGAAALGCLGTRGALVYLGYSGERVALDPLALVVPEQRILTSVGNRRAELVRALELGATGRLRTAITPAPLEQAPRVLEDLRAGRVVGRAVLVP; this comes from the coding sequence GTGGGGCTGGCGCTCGTGCAGGTGCTGCGGCTGGCCGGCGCGCGCGTGGTGGCCGTCGCCCGCAGCGCCGCGCGCCTGCGCCTGGCCCGCGACCTGGGCGCCGACGTCCTCGTCGACGCGTCCGCGGACGACGTGGCCGCCCGGGTGCGCGAGGCCACCGGCGGCGCCGGCGCGGACGTCGTCTTCGAGCTCGTGGGCACCGCCGCGAGCGGGGCCGCGGCCCTGGGGTGCCTCGGCACGCGCGGCGCGCTGGTCTACCTCGGCTACAGCGGCGAGCGCGTCGCGCTGGACCCCCTGGCCCTGGTGGTGCCCGAGCAGCGGATCCTGACGTCGGTGGGCAACCGGCGGGCGGAGCTGGTGCGCGCGCTGGAGCTGGGAGCCACCGGACGGCTGCGGACGGCGATCACGCCCGCGCCGCTCGAGCAGGCCCCGCGCGTGCTGGAGGACCTGCGCGCCGGTCGCGTCGTCGGCCGCGCCGTGCTCGTGCCCTGA
- a CDS encoding DUF1524 domain-containing protein, with translation MRPEERVLRVVLPAVLAGLLAGCGAGLLAAPGPAPASAPAGAPGSALEALAAVPVKGRAPRTGYERERFGQAWADVDRNGCDTRNDVLARDLTGEVFEPGSDCVVVSGDLAEPYTPKAVRFQRGEGTSELVQVDHVVALSDAWQKGAQGWDDARRTAFANDPLNLLAVDGELNQAKGDADAATWLPPNRGYRCAYVARQVAVKSAHGLWMTQAEHDAVARVLAACPDEPLPAGDGAPAPPATPGGAAGAGAAGDGLDPRHGSCSQVVAAGLGPYRRGADPEYDWYQDGDGDGTACEG, from the coding sequence GTGCGTCCTGAGGAGCGGGTGCTGCGCGTGGTGCTGCCAGCCGTGCTCGCCGGGCTGCTGGCGGGGTGCGGCGCCGGGCTGCTCGCCGCGCCCGGCCCGGCGCCGGCGTCCGCGCCGGCCGGCGCGCCGGGGTCGGCCCTCGAGGCGCTCGCGGCCGTGCCGGTCAAGGGCCGGGCGCCGCGCACGGGCTACGAGCGCGAGCGCTTCGGGCAGGCCTGGGCGGACGTGGACCGCAACGGGTGCGACACCCGCAACGACGTCCTCGCCCGCGACCTGACGGGGGAGGTCTTCGAGCCGGGCAGCGACTGCGTCGTGGTCTCCGGGGACCTGGCGGAGCCGTACACCCCGAAGGCCGTGCGCTTCCAGCGCGGCGAGGGCACCAGCGAGCTGGTGCAGGTCGACCACGTCGTCGCCCTCTCCGACGCCTGGCAGAAGGGCGCCCAGGGCTGGGACGACGCGCGCCGCACCGCCTTCGCCAACGACCCGCTGAACCTCCTCGCGGTCGACGGGGAGCTGAACCAGGCCAAGGGCGACGCCGACGCCGCCACCTGGCTGCCCCCGAACCGGGGCTACCGCTGCGCCTACGTCGCGCGGCAGGTGGCCGTCAAGAGCGCCCACGGGCTGTGGATGACGCAGGCCGAGCACGACGCCGTCGCCCGCGTGCTCGCCGCCTGCCCCGACGAGCCCCTGCCGGCCGGGGACGGCGCCCCGGCACCGCCTGCCACGCCGGGCGGCGCAGCTGGCGCGGGGGCCGCGGGGGACGGGCTCGACCCGCGCCACGGCAGCTGCTCGCAGGTGGTGGCCGCGGGACTGGGGCCCTACCGGCGCGGCGCCGACCCGGAGTACGACTGGTACCAGGACGGCGACGGCGACGGGACGGCCTGCGAGGGCTGA
- a CDS encoding CDP-glycerol glycerophosphotransferase family protein, with amino-acid sequence MVDVSAHPDIRELHLAADALVTDHSSTVFDFAITGRPVLFFAYDLEHYRDSVHGFSFDVLERDPPGPVLATSEEVVAALADLPALAARHARAHAAFRARFCHLEDGYSSQRVVERFLTTSTAAVDRTAVADPRRALR; translated from the coding sequence GTGGTCGACGTCTCCGCGCACCCCGACATCCGCGAGCTGCACCTGGCCGCCGACGCGCTCGTCACCGACCACTCCTCGACGGTGTTCGACTTCGCGATCACCGGCAGGCCCGTGCTGTTCTTCGCCTACGACCTGGAGCACTACCGCGACTCCGTGCACGGGTTCTCCTTCGACGTCCTCGAGCGCGACCCCCCGGGCCCCGTGCTCGCCACGAGCGAGGAGGTCGTGGCGGCCCTGGCGGACCTGCCCGCTCTCGCCGCGCGCCACGCGCGCGCGCACGCGGCCTTCCGGGCGCGGTTCTGCCACCTCGAGGACGGGTACTCATCACAGCGGGTGGTGGAGCGGTTCCTCACCACCTCGACCGCGGCCGTCGACCGGACGGCGGTCGCCGACCCACGACGAGCACTGCGCTGA
- a CDS encoding NTP transferase domain-containing protein → MSTVQTVILAAGLGTRLGRALPKPLTVLRDGRTILQQQVGNLRAVLGERVPITAVVGFKAPIIMEAEPTLLFAYNEKYDTTNTSKSLLRALGTTQDGGVLWMNGDVVFDPRILEHVLPSLLADQSFVCVNTETVADEEIKYTVDGEGFIRQLSKTVVGGLGEAVGINYVSAADKPVLVEHLRACADTDYFERAMETAIAERGLRFLPVDISRYAAVEVDFEDDLLRADGLEWSIPLGGMAPEPERSAG, encoded by the coding sequence ATGAGCACCGTCCAGACCGTCATCCTCGCCGCAGGCCTGGGCACCCGCCTCGGCCGCGCGCTGCCCAAGCCGCTGACCGTCCTGCGCGACGGGCGGACGATCCTGCAGCAGCAGGTGGGCAACCTGCGCGCGGTCCTCGGCGAGCGCGTGCCGATCACCGCGGTCGTCGGCTTCAAGGCGCCGATCATCATGGAGGCCGAGCCGACGCTGCTGTTCGCCTACAACGAGAAGTACGACACCACCAACACGTCCAAGAGCCTGCTGCGGGCCCTCGGCACCACCCAGGACGGCGGGGTGCTGTGGATGAACGGTGACGTCGTCTTCGACCCCCGCATCCTCGAGCACGTGCTGCCCTCCCTGCTGGCCGACCAGAGCTTCGTGTGCGTGAACACCGAGACCGTGGCCGACGAGGAGATCAAGTACACGGTGGACGGCGAGGGATTCATCCGCCAGCTGTCCAAGACCGTCGTCGGCGGCCTGGGCGAGGCGGTGGGCATCAACTACGTCTCCGCCGCCGACAAGCCCGTGCTCGTCGAGCACCTGCGCGCCTGCGCCGACACCGACTACTTCGAGCGGGCGATGGAGACGGCCATCGCCGAGCGCGGGCTGCGCTTCCTGCCCGTGGACATCAGCCGCTACGCCGCGGTGGAGGTCGACTTCGAGGACGACCTGCTGCGCGCCGACGGCCTGGAGTGGTCCATCCCCCTCGGCGGGATGGCGCCCGAGCCGGAGCGCAGCGCCGGCTGA
- a CDS encoding endonuclease/exonuclease/phosphatase family protein, whose product MRLATANVLHGRSPADGRVDLDRYAAALASLDADVLGLQEVDRDQPRSHRADLTALAARACGAVAHRFVPAISGTRGAGWRRATGAEPPGSTAYGIALLSRHPVAAWGEVRLPLLPVSAPRWERRGGRRRLRWVRDEPRVALLARVLAPEGPLTVVVTHLSHVPGWSAWQLRRLARLVAAQEGPLVLMGDLNAAGEGPAHATRLRPLAVADTFPARAPDRQIDHLLGRGVAARGPGRAVHLPISDHRALVADVAVLG is encoded by the coding sequence GTGAGGCTGGCCACCGCCAACGTCCTGCACGGCCGCTCTCCCGCGGACGGGCGCGTGGACCTGGACCGCTACGCCGCCGCGCTGGCGTCCCTGGACGCCGACGTCCTGGGCCTGCAGGAGGTCGACCGCGACCAGCCGCGCTCGCACCGCGCCGACCTGACCGCGCTCGCGGCGCGGGCCTGCGGGGCGGTGGCCCACCGGTTCGTCCCGGCGATCTCCGGCACCCGCGGGGCCGGCTGGCGCCGCGCCACGGGCGCGGAGCCGCCGGGCTCGACCGCGTACGGCATCGCTCTGCTCTCGCGGCACCCGGTGGCGGCGTGGGGCGAGGTGCGCCTGCCCCTGCTGCCGGTCAGCGCGCCCCGCTGGGAGCGCCGGGGCGGGCGGCGCCGGCTGCGGTGGGTGCGCGACGAGCCGCGCGTGGCGCTGCTCGCGCGCGTGCTGGCCCCCGAGGGGCCGCTCACGGTCGTGGTCACCCACCTGTCGCACGTGCCGGGCTGGAGCGCCTGGCAGCTGCGCCGCCTGGCCCGCCTCGTCGCCGCGCAGGAGGGCCCGCTGGTGCTCATGGGCGACCTCAACGCCGCGGGCGAGGGGCCGGCGCACGCCACGAGGCTGCGCCCGCTCGCGGTCGCGGACACCTTCCCGGCGCGCGCCCCGGACCGCCAGATCGACCACCTGCTGGGGCGGGGCGTGGCGGCCCGGGGGCCCGGTCGCGCCGTCCACCTGCCGATCTCCGACCACCGGGCCCTGGTCGCCGACGTCGCCGTCCTCGGCTGA
- a CDS encoding acetate/propionate family kinase, whose amino-acid sequence MSRVLVVNAGSSSLKHQLREDGAVLARGVVERIGSPQVPDHAAALSAALADLEAGPGLAGLVGVGHRVVHGGTAFTAPALVDDAVEAGIEALSSLAPLHNPPQLAGVRALRRLLPSVPQVAVFDTAFHATIPPEAATYAIPPELAARHGVRRYGFHGTSHRHVTHRAAAVLGVPVGAVRLVTCHIGNGASVTAVRDGLSVDTSMGLTPLEGLVMGTRSGDLDPAVVFHLVREAGMDVADVDDLLNHRSGLRGLAGESDVRAVRRRADAGDERARLALDVYAHRLLKYVGAYLAVVPGVQALVFTAGVGENDARLREAVCSRLEHLGVRLDPAANAAATGPREPVAVDDGTGPVRVLVVPTDEEAEIASQVLDLVGERPGTVPETGPGTGPGTGAP is encoded by the coding sequence GTGAGCCGGGTGCTGGTGGTCAACGCCGGCTCCTCCTCCCTCAAGCACCAGCTGCGCGAGGACGGCGCCGTGCTCGCCCGCGGCGTCGTCGAGCGGATCGGCTCCCCGCAGGTGCCCGACCACGCCGCCGCCCTCTCCGCGGCCCTGGCCGACCTGGAGGCCGGCCCGGGCCTGGCGGGCCTGGTGGGCGTGGGCCACCGCGTCGTGCACGGCGGCACCGCGTTCACGGCTCCCGCGCTCGTGGACGACGCGGTGGAGGCGGGCATCGAGGCGCTGTCGTCGCTGGCGCCCCTGCACAACCCGCCGCAGCTGGCCGGCGTGCGGGCGCTGCGCCGGCTGCTGCCGTCCGTCCCGCAGGTCGCCGTGTTCGACACCGCCTTCCACGCGACGATCCCGCCCGAGGCGGCCACCTACGCGATCCCGCCGGAGCTGGCGGCACGCCACGGCGTGCGCCGCTACGGGTTCCACGGCACCAGCCACCGCCACGTCACCCACCGCGCCGCCGCTGTCCTCGGCGTCCCCGTCGGGGCGGTGCGCCTGGTCACGTGCCACATCGGCAACGGCGCGTCCGTGACCGCGGTGCGCGACGGCCTCAGCGTCGACACCTCCATGGGCCTGACCCCGCTGGAGGGTCTGGTGATGGGCACGCGCAGCGGCGACCTCGACCCGGCCGTGGTCTTCCACCTCGTGCGCGAGGCGGGCATGGACGTCGCGGACGTCGACGACCTGCTCAACCACCGCAGCGGGCTGCGCGGGCTGGCGGGGGAGTCGGACGTGCGCGCGGTGCGCCGGCGCGCGGACGCCGGTGACGAGCGCGCCCGCCTGGCCCTCGACGTCTACGCCCACCGCCTCCTGAAGTACGTCGGCGCCTACCTGGCGGTCGTGCCCGGCGTGCAGGCGCTCGTCTTCACCGCCGGGGTGGGGGAGAACGACGCGCGGCTGCGCGAGGCCGTCTGCTCCCGCCTCGAGCATCTCGGCGTGCGCCTGGACCCCGCCGCCAACGCCGCCGCGACCGGGCCGCGCGAGCCGGTGGCCGTCGACGACGGCACCGGGCCCGTGCGGGTCCTCGTCGTGCCCACCGACGAGGAGGCCGAGATCGCCTCCCAGGTGCTCGACCTCGTCGGCGAGCGGCCCGGCACGGTGCCTGAGACGGGGCCGGGCACGGGGCCGGGCACGGGGGCGCCGTGA